A segment of the Bacteroidales bacterium genome:
CCACAGGCTTACTGGAGAAAATTAAAGCAACGTTTACTAATTGAAGGAAATGAAACCGTGACGAATTGTCACGCTTTGAAAATGGAAGCCAGCGACGGAAAAATGCGCCTTACCGATGTTGCTGATACCGAGCAACTGCTAGTAAAAGAATATGAATAAACCAATCAGGGAAATTTAGCCTGTGCTCAATAAAATACTCAATACATTCGGAACGCGGCTTTTATCAGCTTTTCTCAACCTGCTGATCACTATCATCATTTCCCGTTTTCTTGGTCCGGAGGGAAAAGGCGAACAGGGAATCATCATCGCCACTATCGCTTACATCCTCGTGTTTGCCAACCTGATGGGGGGCAGTGCAATAGTCTATCTCGTTCCCCGCTTTTCGTCCTCAGTGATTATTCTGCCAGCTTATATTTGGTCGGTCCTGACGTCCACAGGTTTTTTCTTTGTGCTTTGTGTCTTTAACCTTGTTGATCCGGCGATGATCATGCACGTTTGCATGCTTTCCAGCATCAGCGCTTTTACGGCCATCAACTCATCCGTATTGATCGGCAAAGAAAAAATTGCTACTTCCAACCTCATTGCATT
Coding sequences within it:
- a CDS encoding phage antirepressor protein, which translates into the protein PQAYWRKLKQRLLIEGNETVTNCHALKMEASDGKMRLTDVADTEQLLVKEYE